One stretch of Streptomyces sp. NBC_00443 DNA includes these proteins:
- a CDS encoding adenylosuccinate synthase — translation MPALVLLGAQWGDEGKGKATDLLGGSVDYVVRYQGGNNAGHTVVVGDQKYALHLLPSGILSPGCTPVIGNGVVVDPSVLLSELSGLNERGVDTSKLLISGNAHIITPYNVTVDKVTERFLGKRKIGTTGRGIGPTYADKINRVGIRVQDLYDESILMQKVEAALDVKNQVLTKLYNRRAIAVEQVVEELLGYAEKIRPFVADTVLVLNQALEDDKVVLFEGGQGTLLDIDHGTYPFVTSSNPTAGGACTGAGVGPTKISRVIGILKAYTTRVGAGPFPTELFDEDGEALRRIGGERGVTTGRDRRCGWFDAVIARYATRVNGLTDFFLTKLDVLTGWEQIPVCVAYEIDGKRVEELPYSQTDFHHAKPVYEMLPGWSEDISKAKSFSDLPKNAQAYVKALEEMSGAPISAIGVGPGRDETIEINSFL, via the coding sequence GTGCCCGCACTTGTGCTGCTCGGTGCTCAGTGGGGTGACGAAGGCAAGGGAAAGGCGACGGACCTGCTAGGCGGCTCCGTCGACTATGTGGTGCGCTACCAAGGCGGCAACAACGCCGGCCACACGGTAGTCGTGGGTGATCAGAAGTACGCCCTTCACCTGCTCCCTTCCGGAATCCTGTCCCCGGGGTGCACCCCGGTCATCGGAAACGGCGTCGTCGTCGACCCGTCGGTCCTGCTCTCCGAGCTGAGCGGTCTGAACGAGCGTGGCGTCGACACGTCCAAGCTCCTCATCAGCGGAAACGCGCACATCATCACGCCGTACAACGTGACGGTGGACAAGGTGACGGAACGCTTCCTCGGCAAGCGGAAGATCGGCACGACCGGGCGCGGCATCGGCCCGACCTACGCCGACAAGATCAACCGCGTCGGCATCCGCGTCCAGGACCTGTACGACGAGTCGATCCTGATGCAGAAGGTCGAGGCGGCCCTCGACGTCAAGAACCAGGTCCTCACCAAGCTCTACAACCGGCGCGCGATCGCCGTCGAGCAGGTCGTCGAGGAGCTGCTGGGCTACGCCGAGAAGATCAGGCCGTTCGTCGCCGACACGGTCCTGGTCCTCAACCAGGCCCTGGAGGACGACAAGGTGGTCCTCTTCGAGGGCGGCCAGGGCACCCTCCTGGACATCGACCACGGCACGTACCCCTTCGTCACCTCGTCGAACCCGACGGCCGGCGGTGCCTGCACGGGCGCGGGCGTCGGTCCGACGAAGATCAGCCGCGTGATCGGCATCCTGAAGGCGTACACGACCCGTGTCGGCGCCGGCCCGTTCCCGACCGAGCTCTTCGACGAGGACGGCGAGGCGCTGCGCCGCATCGGTGGCGAGCGGGGCGTGACGACCGGCCGCGACCGCCGCTGCGGTTGGTTCGACGCGGTCATCGCCCGGTACGCGACCCGCGTGAACGGTCTGACCGACTTCTTCCTCACCAAGCTGGACGTCCTGACCGGCTGGGAGCAGATCCCGGTCTGCGTGGCGTACGAGATCGACGGCAAGCGCGTCGAGGAGCTCCCGTACTCCCAGACCGACTTCCACCACGCCAAGCCGGTCTACGAGATGCTGCCCGGCTGGTCCGAGGACATCTCGAAGGCCAAGTCGTTCTCGGACCTCCCGAAGAACGCCCAGGCCTACGTCAAGGCGCTGGAGGAGATGTCCGGCGCCCCGATCTCCGCGATCGGCGTGGGTCCGGGCCGGGACGAGACGATCGAGATCAACTCGTTCCTGTAG
- a CDS encoding diacylglycerol kinase — protein MAEVATFATSDQLLVVIDPVARSTDGESVRIAKDVLSAGAATKVCLPDDADEFARALARRGSRRPVVVGDDRALMRAVTVLHRQRELAECVLSVVPVGGALALAGSLGVPIGAVAAARAALDGVERRLDLLVDDSDGVVLGALRIPPIRDPAAPAGATAVGSIAGRPWLRTCQSLVRTLVPARGTAPAASGPSRLRVEVDGTTLVDLDQPVEAVSVAPGLAGVAEVEVRPASVGAEATPLRAEGRTVTVSGAHFRYRADTAVSGPVRRRTWTVGEGGLRLMLPGR, from the coding sequence ATGGCCGAGGTGGCGACTTTCGCGACGTCCGATCAGCTGCTGGTGGTGATCGATCCGGTTGCTCGGAGTACGGACGGGGAGTCCGTCAGGATCGCGAAAGACGTGCTCAGCGCGGGTGCGGCGACGAAGGTCTGCCTGCCGGACGATGCCGACGAATTCGCCAGGGCGCTGGCCAGACGGGGGTCGCGGCGGCCCGTGGTCGTGGGCGACGACCGGGCGCTGATGCGTGCGGTGACGGTGCTGCACCGGCAGCGGGAGCTGGCCGAATGTGTGCTGTCGGTGGTGCCGGTCGGCGGTGCGCTGGCCCTGGCCGGATCCCTCGGGGTGCCCATCGGGGCGGTGGCGGCGGCCCGGGCGGCGCTGGACGGCGTGGAGCGGCGGCTGGACCTGCTCGTGGACGACAGCGACGGGGTGGTGCTGGGCGCGCTGCGGATCCCGCCGATACGGGACCCCGCCGCGCCGGCCGGGGCCACCGCGGTGGGGTCGATTGCTGGGCGCCCCTGGCTGCGGACGTGTCAGTCGCTCGTACGGACCCTGGTGCCGGCCCGTGGCACCGCCCCTGCCGCGTCCGGGCCGTCGCGGCTGCGGGTCGAGGTCGACGGGACGACGCTGGTGGACCTCGACCAGCCGGTCGAGGCGGTGTCGGTGGCGCCGGGGCTCGCCGGGGTGGCCGAGGTGGAGGTGCGCCCCGCTTCGGTCGGCGCGGAGGCCACACCGCTGCGGGCCGAGGGCCGGACGGTGACCGTCTCGGGCGCCCACTTCCGCTACCGGGCCGACACGGCGGTCTCCGGACCGGTACGCAGACGGACGTGGACCGTGGGCGAGGGCGGGCTGCGGCTGATGCTGCCGGGGCGGTGA
- a CDS encoding GbsR/MarR family transcriptional regulator, with amino-acid sequence MTESVGASVGAGAGRDAESVSKFVESFAAQLVEAGMQRMAARVFAALLSSDKGVLTSAELSEQLRISPAAVSGAVRYLSQTHMVTREREPGSRRERYRVHGDQWYEALTNREAVLKRWEVALREGVTSLGGDTPAGRRLAETLAFFEFVDTEVAAMMERWRAHREKTFGQG; translated from the coding sequence ATGACGGAATCAGTCGGCGCATCAGTCGGCGCAGGGGCAGGGCGGGACGCGGAGTCCGTGTCGAAGTTCGTGGAGTCCTTCGCGGCGCAGCTCGTCGAGGCCGGGATGCAGCGCATGGCCGCCCGCGTCTTCGCCGCGCTGCTCTCCTCCGACAAAGGCGTGCTGACCTCCGCCGAGCTGAGCGAACAGCTGCGCATCAGCCCCGCCGCGGTCTCCGGGGCGGTGCGCTACCTGTCCCAGACGCACATGGTGACGCGCGAGCGGGAACCCGGCTCGCGCCGGGAGCGCTACCGGGTGCACGGCGACCAGTGGTACGAGGCCCTGACCAACCGCGAGGCCGTGCTCAAGCGGTGGGAGGTCGCCCTGCGCGAGGGCGTCACCAGCCTCGGCGGCGACACCCCGGCCGGACGCCGGCTGGCCGAGACGCTCGCCTTCTTCGAGTTCGTGGACACCGAGGTCGCGGCCATGATGGAGCGCTGGCGAGCCCACCGGGAGAAGACCTTCGGCCAGGGCTGA
- a CDS encoding ABC transporter ATP-binding protein, whose translation MTKAITVSGLHKSFGKTHALDGLDLDVETGEVHGFLGPNGAGKSTTIRVLLGLLRADSGGAQVLGRDPWADAVEVHGRIAYVPGDVTLWRNLSGGEVIDLYGRLRGGLDKRRRAELIERFELDPTKKGRTYSKGNRQKVALVAAFASDVDLLILDEPTSGLDPLMEEVFQRCVEEERERGRTILLSSHILSEVEELCDRVSIIRKGRTVESGSLADLRHLTRTSVTAELAGPPNGLAHLPGVHDLAMQSIERGQGHRVRLQVDTDKLDAVLRSLSESGVRSLTSTPPTLEELFLRHYQADVSEVTR comes from the coding sequence ATGACGAAGGCAATCACCGTCTCCGGACTGCACAAGTCGTTCGGCAAGACCCATGCGCTCGACGGCCTCGACCTGGACGTCGAGACCGGCGAGGTCCACGGCTTCCTCGGCCCCAACGGCGCCGGCAAGTCCACCACCATCCGCGTCCTGCTCGGCCTGCTGCGCGCCGACTCGGGCGGTGCACAGGTACTCGGCCGCGACCCGTGGGCGGACGCGGTGGAGGTGCACGGCCGGATCGCGTACGTGCCGGGTGATGTGACGCTGTGGCGGAACTTGTCCGGCGGTGAGGTCATCGACCTGTACGGCCGGCTGCGCGGCGGCCTCGACAAGCGGCGCCGGGCCGAGCTGATCGAGCGGTTCGAGCTGGACCCGACGAAGAAGGGCCGCACGTACTCCAAGGGCAACCGCCAGAAGGTCGCCCTCGTCGCCGCGTTCGCCTCCGACGTCGACCTGCTCATCCTCGACGAGCCGACGTCCGGCCTGGACCCGCTGATGGAGGAGGTCTTCCAGCGCTGCGTCGAGGAGGAGCGCGAGCGCGGCCGTACGATCCTGCTCTCCTCGCATATCCTCAGCGAGGTCGAGGAACTCTGCGACCGGGTCAGCATCATCCGCAAGGGCCGTACGGTCGAGAGCGGCTCCCTCGCCGACCTGCGCCATCTGACGCGGACCAGCGTCACGGCCGAACTGGCCGGTCCGCCCAACGGGTTGGCGCACCTTCCGGGCGTCCACGACCTCGCCATGCAGTCAATCGAGAGGGGTCAGGGCCACCGCGTGCGCCTCCAGGTCGACACCGACAAGCTCGACGCCGTCCTCAGGTCGCTCAGCGAGTCCGGCGTACGGTCCCTGACCTCGACCCCGCCGACGCTGGAGGAACTGTTCCTGCGGCACTACCAGGCCGACGTCAGCGAGGTGACCCGATGA
- a CDS encoding Uma2 family endonuclease — protein sequence MTVMAERASSQLSVDMFERIAEFAEREDETVRFEFIDGRIGLKKVTNGNHGAITMWLIRQCMRARPELDLNPLQGLKVEAYRQGRARPDGVLAPVDHFAGQGDWADPQGVLMAVEITSYDSDTHNRDRVEKPRAYAEAGIPLYLLIDRDNLSILVHSDPDLEDGYRDIHVVKLGGKVTLPDPVGIELDTEKLKQYVD from the coding sequence ATGACGGTTATGGCAGAGCGTGCGTCGTCTCAATTGTCGGTGGACATGTTCGAGCGGATTGCCGAGTTCGCCGAGCGGGAGGACGAAACCGTCAGGTTCGAGTTCATCGACGGACGGATCGGGCTCAAGAAGGTGACAAACGGCAACCACGGCGCGATCACTATGTGGCTGATCCGGCAATGCATGCGTGCCAGGCCCGAGCTCGACCTCAATCCATTGCAGGGTCTCAAGGTGGAGGCGTACCGCCAGGGACGGGCCCGACCTGACGGGGTGCTCGCCCCAGTTGATCACTTCGCGGGTCAGGGAGACTGGGCCGACCCCCAGGGCGTGCTGATGGCCGTCGAAATCACGTCGTACGACTCGGATACGCACAACCGGGACCGGGTCGAGAAGCCTCGGGCGTACGCCGAGGCAGGCATCCCGCTCTATCTGCTGATCGACCGGGACAACTTGTCCATCCTCGTCCACAGCGATCCGGACCTGGAGGACGGCTACCGGGACATCCATGTGGTCAAGCTCGGCGGCAAGGTCACTCTTCCCGACCCGGTCGGTATCGAACTCGACACCGAGAAGCTCAAGCAGTACGTCGACTGA
- a CDS encoding cytochrome P450 has product MAAPSALAFDPWDPAFLADPYPAYAELRARGRVHWFEPTKQWLVPHHADVSALLRDRRLGRTYQHRFTHEDFGRTAPPPEHEPFHVLNDHGMLDLEPPDHTRIRRLVSKAFTPRTVEQLKPYVQGLAGELVSGLVEAGGGDLLTDVAEPLPVAVIAEMLGIPESDRAQLRPWSADICGMYELNPSEETAAKAVRASAEFSEYLLELIAARRKEPGDDLISGLIAAYDEGDRLTEQEMISTAVLLLNAGHEATVNSTVNGWWALFRNPDQLAALRADHSLIPSAIEELMRYDTPLQLFERWVLDEIEIDGTTIPRGAEIAMLFGSANHDAAVFENPAGLDLTRKENPHISFSAGIHYCIGAPLARIELAASMTALLEQAPTLRLAAEPERKPNFVIRGLEGLRVEVG; this is encoded by the coding sequence ATGGCAGCTCCTTCCGCCCTCGCGTTCGACCCGTGGGACCCGGCGTTCCTCGCCGACCCGTATCCCGCCTATGCAGAGCTGCGGGCCCGGGGCCGGGTGCACTGGTTCGAGCCCACGAAGCAGTGGCTGGTCCCGCACCACGCGGACGTCTCGGCGCTGCTGCGCGACCGTCGCCTGGGGCGGACGTACCAGCACCGTTTCACGCACGAGGACTTCGGGCGGACGGCGCCGCCGCCGGAGCACGAGCCGTTCCATGTCCTGAACGACCACGGGATGCTCGATCTGGAGCCGCCGGACCACACCCGGATCCGCCGGCTGGTGTCGAAGGCGTTCACACCGCGCACGGTGGAGCAGCTGAAGCCGTATGTGCAGGGGCTGGCGGGCGAGCTGGTCTCGGGGCTGGTCGAGGCGGGTGGCGGTGATCTGCTGACGGATGTCGCGGAGCCCCTGCCGGTCGCGGTGATCGCCGAGATGCTGGGGATTCCCGAGTCGGACCGGGCGCAGCTGCGGCCCTGGTCGGCGGACATCTGCGGGATGTACGAGCTGAACCCGTCCGAGGAGACGGCGGCCAAGGCGGTCCGGGCGTCGGCCGAGTTCTCGGAGTACCTCCTGGAGCTGATCGCGGCCCGCCGCAAGGAGCCGGGCGACGACCTGATCTCGGGCCTGATCGCGGCGTATGACGAGGGCGACCGCCTCACCGAGCAGGAGATGATCTCGACGGCGGTCCTCCTGCTGAACGCCGGTCACGAAGCCACGGTGAACTCCACGGTCAACGGCTGGTGGGCGCTGTTCCGCAACCCCGACCAGCTGGCGGCCCTGCGCGCCGACCACTCCCTGATCCCCTCGGCGATCGAGGAGCTGATGCGCTACGACACCCCGCTGCAGCTCTTCGAGCGCTGGGTCCTGGACGAGATCGAGATCGACGGCACGACGATCCCGCGCGGCGCGGAGATCGCCATGCTGTTCGGCTCCGCCAACCACGACGCGGCGGTCTTCGAGAACCCCGCCGGGCTGGACCTCACCCGCAAGGAGAACCCGCACATCTCCTTCAGCGCCGGCATTCACTACTGCATCGGCGCACCGCTGGCCCGCATCGAACTGGCGGCGTCGATGACGGCACTGCTGGAACAGGCACCGACCCTGCGTCTGGCTGCGGAGCCGGAGCGGAAGCCGAACTTTGTGATCCGGGGGCTGGAGGGGTTGCGCGTCGAGGTGGGGTGA
- a CDS encoding response regulator transcription factor, whose product MTIRVLIADDQMMVREGFSVLLNAMPDIEVVGEAVNGREAVDRVRELAPDVVLMDIRMPELNGIEATREIVAADGAAKVLVLTTFDLDEYVYQALRAGASGFLLKDASARQLADGVRVVAAGEALLAPSITRRLITEFSKLSDSPRLMSSAHAAYGDLTERETEVLVLIAQGLSNSEIAERLVVAESTIKTHVSRILVKLGLRDRTQAAVFAYEARLVTPG is encoded by the coding sequence ATGACCATCCGCGTGCTGATCGCGGACGACCAGATGATGGTGCGCGAGGGCTTCTCGGTCCTGCTGAACGCGATGCCGGACATCGAGGTCGTCGGCGAGGCGGTCAACGGACGGGAAGCGGTGGACCGGGTCCGCGAACTCGCCCCGGACGTCGTGCTGATGGACATCCGCATGCCGGAGCTGAACGGCATCGAGGCGACCCGGGAGATCGTCGCGGCCGACGGCGCGGCGAAGGTGCTGGTGCTGACCACCTTCGACCTCGACGAGTACGTGTACCAGGCACTGCGCGCGGGAGCCTCGGGCTTCCTGCTCAAGGACGCCTCGGCACGCCAACTCGCTGACGGAGTACGGGTGGTGGCGGCCGGCGAGGCCCTGCTCGCCCCCTCCATCACCCGGCGGCTGATCACCGAGTTCTCCAAGCTGTCCGACTCCCCGCGTCTGATGTCGTCCGCGCACGCGGCGTACGGGGATCTGACCGAGCGGGAGACGGAGGTGCTGGTGCTGATCGCGCAGGGCCTGTCGAACTCGGAGATAGCGGAGCGGTTGGTGGTCGCCGAGTCGACGATCAAGACCCATGTGAGCCGGATCCTGGTGAAGCTGGGCCTGCGGGACCGTACGCAGGCGGCGGTGTTCGCGTACGAGGCGCGGCTGGTCACGCCGGGCTGA
- a CDS encoding sensor histidine kinase, with the protein MTETTQMPTPPPGDGAKTRSPEFRLAANALQGLRQDLFHDAFAYRPLARMKVDGPVTRRLPGRLREYAAWTPHAMIAGIGLLTLLMSAADNDRGALLLGPLALLPILLTMVRPVGAFWLSMAATPVSQVFGSSWDGWPWLPATFLCHLTVLTVVAIRTRPRTAAYMWAVTAAYAFAADVLFGSPGYYGTNSGPMLIISALMLLVVAVWHTRKEARQEVTAQQTVTAQERSRRTLLEERTNIARELHDVVAHHMSVVAIQAEAAPYRVENPPPELERAFATIRENAVAALTELRRVLGVVRAEDYEAPDAPQPTLADLDALLANVRDAGLSVDKTVIGAVRELPPGVELSAYRIVQEALSNSLRHAPGASARVEVGYVLGGIGLRIVNGPPPAPALVKPSPGAGHGITGMRERVTMLNGEMTADRTEDGGYEVAVFLPVAMTTEDGS; encoded by the coding sequence GTGACCGAGACGACTCAGATGCCGACCCCGCCACCCGGAGACGGGGCCAAGACGCGCAGCCCCGAATTCCGGCTGGCTGCGAACGCCCTTCAGGGGCTGCGCCAGGATCTGTTCCACGATGCCTTCGCCTACCGCCCGCTGGCCCGGATGAAGGTCGACGGCCCCGTGACCCGGCGACTGCCCGGCCGCCTGCGCGAGTACGCGGCCTGGACACCGCACGCCATGATCGCCGGGATCGGCCTGCTCACGCTCCTCATGTCCGCCGCCGACAACGACAGGGGGGCGCTGCTGCTCGGCCCGCTCGCCCTGCTCCCGATCCTCCTGACCATGGTCCGGCCGGTCGGAGCGTTCTGGCTGTCGATGGCGGCCACCCCGGTCAGCCAGGTCTTCGGCAGCTCGTGGGACGGCTGGCCATGGCTGCCCGCGACCTTCCTCTGCCATCTGACCGTGCTGACGGTCGTGGCCATACGCACCAGGCCCCGCACGGCCGCGTACATGTGGGCCGTCACCGCGGCCTACGCCTTCGCGGCTGACGTGTTGTTCGGGTCGCCGGGCTACTACGGCACCAACTCCGGCCCCATGCTGATCATCTCCGCACTGATGCTGCTCGTCGTCGCCGTCTGGCACACCCGCAAGGAGGCCCGGCAGGAGGTCACAGCCCAGCAGACCGTGACGGCTCAGGAGCGCTCCAGGCGCACCCTGCTGGAGGAGCGCACGAACATCGCCCGGGAGCTGCACGACGTGGTGGCCCACCACATGTCGGTCGTCGCCATCCAGGCGGAGGCCGCCCCTTACCGGGTGGAGAACCCGCCGCCGGAGCTGGAGCGGGCCTTCGCCACCATCCGGGAGAACGCGGTGGCGGCCCTCACCGAACTGCGCCGCGTCCTGGGCGTCGTCCGCGCCGAGGACTACGAGGCCCCGGACGCCCCGCAGCCCACCCTCGCCGACCTCGACGCGCTGCTGGCCAACGTGCGGGACGCGGGACTGAGCGTGGACAAGACGGTGATCGGCGCGGTCCGCGAGCTGCCGCCCGGTGTGGAGCTGTCGGCGTACCGGATCGTGCAGGAGGCCCTGAGCAACAGCCTGCGGCACGCGCCCGGCGCGAGCGCCCGGGTGGAGGTCGGGTACGTTCTCGGTGGTATCGGCCTGCGCATAGTCAACGGGCCGCCGCCCGCGCCGGCCCTCGTGAAGCCCTCGCCGGGTGCCGGGCACGGCATCACCGGGATGCGGGAGCGCGTCACCATGCTGAACGGTGAGATGACGGCGGACCGGACGGAGGACGGCGGCTACGAGGTGGCCGTGTTCCTGCCGGTCGCCATGACGACAGAGGACGGCTCATGA
- a CDS encoding response regulator transcription factor, with the protein MTSSPIRVLIADDQQMVRQGFTVLLNTKPDIDVIGQAVDGLDAVEKVADLLPDVVLMDIRMPELGGIEATRRITAATPQIKVLVLTTFDLDEYVYEALHAGASGFLLKDASADQLAEAVRVVAAGDALLAPGITRRLIVEFSRLVKRPRAPLKERVGDLTERETEVLALIAQGLSNAEIAERLVVAEQTVKTHVGRILVKLGLRDRTQAAVFAYESGLVRPSGY; encoded by the coding sequence ATGACGAGCAGCCCCATCCGCGTACTCATCGCCGACGACCAGCAGATGGTCCGGCAGGGATTCACCGTGCTGCTCAACACCAAGCCCGACATCGACGTGATCGGCCAGGCGGTCGACGGCCTGGACGCGGTGGAGAAGGTCGCCGACCTTCTCCCCGACGTCGTGCTGATGGACATCCGCATGCCCGAACTCGGCGGCATCGAGGCCACCCGCCGCATCACCGCCGCGACACCGCAGATCAAGGTGCTGGTGCTGACCACCTTCGACCTCGACGAGTACGTGTACGAGGCGCTGCATGCGGGCGCCTCGGGCTTCCTCCTCAAGGACGCCTCCGCCGACCAGCTGGCCGAGGCGGTACGGGTCGTGGCGGCCGGCGACGCCCTGCTCGCGCCCGGCATCACCCGGCGGCTGATCGTCGAGTTCTCCCGCCTGGTCAAGCGGCCCCGCGCCCCACTAAAGGAACGTGTCGGCGACCTGACCGAACGCGAGACGGAGGTCCTCGCGCTGATCGCGCAGGGGCTTTCGAACGCGGAGATCGCCGAGCGCCTCGTCGTGGCCGAGCAGACCGTGAAGACCCACGTGGGCCGCATCCTGGTGAAGCTGGGCCTGCGGGACCGTACGCAGGCGGCGGTGTTCGCGTACGAATCGGGGCTGGTGCGGCCCTCCGGATACTGA
- a CDS encoding sensor histidine kinase, translating into MSRVDPVKGEDERGARGSAAGAEDEQASQVGSAAADGVPAPPGPPPPVPGKRTLPTNLRKPFGRTWLRWLTVLLTAWIALGVSLAGGNEISDGYDMSTANGLIAGFAQGVTLCLALWRPGRAWALSLTATFITALIARPHLAELPTPAPNWPWIAPEIIAHSGILLLLALRVPTRKAVAALAVSGLATFALQGQFGGTKYSGTGAAAVVIFAIAVVVGTALRGRKEARSQLVEQETLTAEERARRTVLEERSRIARELHDVVAHHMSVISIQAQVAPHLVENPSDELKENLDGIRQNALDALTELRRVLGVLRSEHPGAPDSLEAAGTGTGTGSTTAPHAPQPTLDRLDALVENTRAAGLTVTLDVTGERRPLQPGLELSAYRIVQEALSNVLRHAPGATARVDVVHEWNGLSVRVANSRPEYPAPPSPGAGHGLLGMRERAAMLGGALTARPSQDGGYLVSAYLPAYPRLDGLGYVPEDPHHTHASAPDKDATA; encoded by the coding sequence ATGTCTAGGGTTGACCCCGTGAAGGGCGAGGACGAGCGGGGGGCGCGGGGGTCGGCTGCGGGGGCTGAGGATGAGCAGGCCTCGCAGGTGGGGTCCGCAGCCGCCGATGGCGTGCCCGCCCCACCGGGGCCACCCCCACCTGTACCCGGGAAACGCACCCTCCCCACCAACCTCCGCAAACCCTTCGGGAGAACGTGGCTCCGCTGGCTGACCGTCTTGCTCACCGCCTGGATCGCCCTCGGCGTCTCCCTGGCCGGCGGCAACGAAATCAGCGACGGCTACGACATGAGCACGGCCAACGGCCTGATCGCCGGCTTCGCCCAGGGCGTCACCCTGTGCCTGGCCCTGTGGCGCCCGGGCCGGGCATGGGCCCTGAGCCTGACGGCCACCTTCATCACCGCCCTGATCGCCCGCCCCCACCTCGCGGAACTCCCGACCCCCGCCCCCAACTGGCCCTGGATCGCGCCCGAAATCATCGCCCACTCCGGCATCCTCCTGCTCCTGGCCCTCCGCGTCCCCACCCGTAAGGCCGTCGCGGCCCTCGCGGTGTCGGGCCTGGCCACCTTCGCCCTCCAGGGCCAGTTCGGCGGGACGAAATACTCCGGCACCGGCGCCGCGGCGGTCGTCATCTTCGCCATCGCCGTCGTCGTCGGCACCGCCCTGCGCGGCCGCAAGGAGGCCCGCTCCCAACTGGTCGAGCAGGAAACGCTCACCGCCGAGGAACGGGCCCGCCGCACCGTACTGGAGGAGCGCAGCCGTATCGCCCGCGAGCTGCACGACGTGGTCGCCCACCACATGTCGGTCATCTCCATCCAGGCCCAGGTAGCCCCTCACCTCGTCGAGAACCCCTCCGACGAGCTGAAGGAAAACCTCGACGGCATCCGGCAGAACGCCCTGGACGCACTTACCGAACTCCGCCGCGTCCTGGGAGTCCTGCGCTCGGAACACCCCGGCGCCCCGGACAGCCTGGAAGCGGCCGGCACCGGCACAGGCACCGGATCGACCACCGCCCCGCACGCCCCGCAACCCACCCTCGACCGGCTGGACGCGCTCGTGGAGAACACCCGGGCCGCCGGCCTGACCGTGACCCTCGACGTCACCGGCGAGCGCCGCCCGCTGCAGCCCGGCCTGGAGCTGTCGGCGTACCGGATCGTGCAGGAGGCGCTGAGCAACGTACTGCGTCACGCCCCCGGCGCGACCGCCCGCGTCGACGTCGTGCACGAGTGGAACGGCCTGAGCGTGCGGGTCGCCAACTCGCGGCCGGAGTATCCCGCGCCGCCGTCGCCGGGCGCGGGGCACGGGCTGCTCGGCATGCGGGAGCGTGCCGCGATGCTCGGCGGTGCCCTGACGGCGCGCCCGTCGCAGGACGGCGGCTACCTGGTGAGCGCGTATCTTCCCGCGTACCCCCGCCTCGATGGCCTCGGCTACGTTCCCGAGGATCCCCATCACACCCACGCCTCCGCCCCGGACAAGGACGCCACCGCATGA